DNA sequence from the Ktedonobacterales bacterium genome:
CAGCCCAACCCAACCGCCAGCGCGCCGCTCTCTACCCACGAGAAACCCGTTAACTTGAAAGGCCGCAGCAGGCGCAGGCCCACCAGCAAGCCAACCAAACCCACCAGACCCAGCACGCCAAGCGCGAAGACATCATCCAGCAGCGTCAGCCGGTGGGGGACACGCGGCTGAGGCAGATAGATCGCGTAATGATAAACAGTTGCCAGGGCCAGCACAACCACGATCCCTGCCAGGACCAGCAGCGTCCTTCGCCGCTGATAAACGAGTGGCTCGCGGTTTTCGCTGTAGGGCAGTGCCGTCTGGGTCTTACCCATTGCGCCGCCTTCAGAATAAACAGATTCTGTTGTCATCGATCACTCCCCAAAATTGCCATCCTACGCTCCCACCCTACGCTTCCAGGGTACGGGGTATCGTTTCTGTGATGTATTCGTGTTGCTCACGCGCAGCCCCAGCGATCTCCTGAGCGCGCGCGACCTGTGGGGCGCTGGCCCGCCAGAGCAGCCACGCCTGCATGCCCGCGAAGAGCAGCAGCCCATAGGTCGGCAAGCCATAAGAAAAGGCCCCCAATCCTGCCAGCCCAGGCGTCTGCTGATGCAAGAGCCACGCGGCCAGATCAATCATCCAGGACCGATGGATCAGCAGAGGCAGCAGACCCAGCGCGATCAGCACAAACCACCAGCGCGGCGGCCTGGAGACCTGGCGCAGCCCCAGGACCGTTGTCGCGCCGGGCAAAATCAGCGGGATAATTTCCCAAAACCAGACCAGCGGAAAAACCAGCATGAGGACCGTCACCGCAATGCCCAGGCTCAAGGCGCTCACTGTCTCGCTTTGTCTCCGTCGCCAGCAGCGCCAGAGGAAGACCAGCGTCCCCACCAGCACAAGACCAGCCACCGCTTCCGCCAGCAGCGCGGCTTCTTCCAGACTCAACCCATGAAGCAAAGCGGGCAGCGGTAACTCCGTATCGGGATAGCCGGTAAAGAGGCGCATTATGGCGCTGACCAGCGAGACGCTGGCTCCGTTCGGTATCCAGAAGATTTCAGCGGCGCGCACCGGCCCTAGATAATCGGCATACGTACCCGGCCCCAGCACTGCCAGGGACGCCAGTGTTCCCGCCAGCAGTGTCGCTGCCCCACTCCAGGCCAGGCGTCGCTTGCCCTGGAGCAGCGCCAGCGCCAGCAGACCCACCGGCCAGACTTTGAGCAGCCCGGCCAGGCCGATCAGCACACCCGCCCACCCGGAACGCCCACGCCGCTCCAGCAGCCATCCGGCCACTAACAAGAAGGTGAGCAACTGCCCAAAGTTCTGTTCGCCGATGCCGATGGTCAGCGCCTCCCAGAAAACGCTGCCCAGCACAAAAAGCGTCAGGCTGCGCAGCGAGCGCCAGCCCAGTGCGCGCAGCAAAAACAGGCCGCTGAGCAGATAGCCCGCCAGCGAGCCAAGCCCCCACAGCATCGCCGCGGGAACCTGGGGCAGTACACTGAGCGGCCAGATCAGCAGAATCGAGAAGGGGGGATGCGCATCATATTGGAACGGCGAGGGGATGAAGCCGGTCCAGCAGTGCATAGGCAAATAAACCGCGATACCCTGCGTCAGCCGCTGGGCAGCCAGGTAATCCTGGCAAAAGTCGGTGCGCTGCTGGCTAACCAGGATAACCTCGTTGCCCAGCAGAAAGACGCCCAGCAGCAAGAGAACGCCCCAGCCAACCCTGCCCAGCAGCCAGAGCAATCGCTTGCGGGGAATTGGTCTTGAATCCGTCACGCGCCGCCGCACAAACGCCTCCTCATCAATAGTCCATCCGTGAAGTGGGAAATCAGCCGCTGCGTTCGCCGATCAATGCAATAAGCAGCAGTATAGCAAAGTAGTCCATAAAGCTCAAGGGCAGCGCAGACGCAGCCATCCCCGCGTGGAACGGATCATAGGGCAGGTTTTTCCACCTCCCCTCTTCTGATGGTGAGTAGCCCAAATAGCCTTTCCTGGGGGTTAAGGGGTTGATTCATTGGTTCAGATAGAGTATCCTACCTGTGCCTCATCAGGAGGCTCATCTCTCTGGCTCCCAAAGGGCCGAACACGCATTGTGCTGACAGGGGGGAGTGTAATGGACCCGACG
Encoded proteins:
- a CDS encoding glycosyltransferase family 87 protein — protein: MRRRVTDSRPIPRKRLLWLLGRVGWGVLLLLGVFLLGNEVILVSQQRTDFCQDYLAAQRLTQGIAVYLPMHCWTGFIPSPFQYDAHPPFSILLIWPLSVLPQVPAAMLWGLGSLAGYLLSGLFLLRALGWRSLRSLTLFVLGSVFWEALTIGIGEQNFGQLLTFLLVAGWLLERRGRSGWAGVLIGLAGLLKVWPVGLLALALLQGKRRLAWSGAATLLAGTLASLAVLGPGTYADYLGPVRAAEIFWIPNGASVSLVSAIMRLFTGYPDTELPLPALLHGLSLEEAALLAEAVAGLVLVGTLVFLWRCWRRRQSETVSALSLGIAVTVLMLVFPLVWFWEIIPLILPGATTVLGLRQVSRPPRWWFVLIALGLLPLLIHRSWMIDLAAWLLHQQTPGLAGLGAFSYGLPTYGLLLFAGMQAWLLWRASAPQVARAQEIAGAAREQHEYITETIPRTLEA